A window from Betta splendens chromosome 1, fBetSpl5.4, whole genome shotgun sequence encodes these proteins:
- the dok7b gene encoding protein Dok-7 isoform X1 — MTETVVAEGQIKFRDGKKWKTRFVVLQKPSPVADCLSLLVFKEKRRGKGRGSSHKERLTVTLEGICGVEPGPGYDGVSYTLSILCLAHTLVLGFNSRDALLAWDARVCCSLGEVHRFGVAVEPGTQLESGAACLHLCNGLLVLARGLPPAVSGHWKLSALRRYGAVPNGFVFEGGTRCGAWAGVFVLSCSEGEQISLLFDCIVRGVAPSRAQRGLRPPLTESNSDPALTEERISREASDLEKRLSRLSHCSLASSTASTYSCSTSVAGDDRSSISSSSSSHSDTSHTARLPFWVDPLARSRISCDTASSSSTLKPLTCSDDQLYAPGGPETRPSSAHIHARGLHDSGRQSSLDSGIGIATGSQSSYSGSVSSCTGSLDMASQGAGEELISTATLATPTPSATSVPPPSSPPPPPLPPPLPFKPEPSPATSSCTYASKQSTCSSRRHSDEYQIPNLLRLWYDTPRSLLQPKAQEGQSEHGRNSWCNGGGGRSQERGSSDSLGGLSGQHQAVMQRPLSWDSEREPSVDGERSSTPRAGLDYGKTQCTHELDNYVTPEQLQLAKGRASSGAAPGASEAGEDSGAAGRKLWALKRLLSSRPPSAPPPLPVLRPTPACGVFQLPLDSRLHTGGSVNYVNVPNSTLLAKAPHRELLTELELQEPSSAPALRVHAAVAGEGSSRYAHLNVAAMETAGRVGAEHAQGREDRLTQLESRRRGPPH; from the exons ATGACGGAGACAGTTGTCGCGGAGGGACAAATCAAGTTCAGAGACGGAAAAAAG TGGAAAACTCGCTTCGTCGTGCTCCAGAAGCCCTCTCCGGTCGCAG ACTGTTTGTCTCTGCTGGTGTttaaggagaagaggagggggaaggggagGGGCAGCAGCCACAAGGAGCGGCTCACTGTAACGCTGGAG GGGATATGTGGTGTGGAGCCTGGGCCTGGTTACGACGGGGTGTCTTACACCCTGTCCATCCTCTGCCTGGCGCACACGCTGGTCCTGGGCTTCAACAGCCGAGACGCCCTGCTGGCCTGGGACGCACgcgtctgctgcagcctcggcgaAG TCCACAGGTTCGGCGTCGCCGTGGAGCCGGGCACCCAGCTGGAGAGCGGCGCCGCCTGCCTCCACCTGTGCAACGGCCTCCTGGTCCTCGCTAGGGGTCTCCCCCCCGCCGTCAGCGGCCACTGGAAGCTGTCGGCCTTGCGCCGCTACGGCGCCGTCCCCAACGGCTTCGTGTTCGAGGGAGGGACTCGCTGTGGCGCCT GGGCTGGTGTTTTCGTTTTGTCCTGCTCTGAAGGAGAGCAAATCAGCCTCCTGTTCGACTGCATTGTCCGAGGCGTGGCCCCGAGCAGGGCCCAGCGCGGCCTCCGCCCCCCCCTGACAG AGTCCAACAGTGATCCAGCTTTAACAGAGGAACGAATCAGCCGTGAGGCCTCGGACCTGGAGAAAAGACTCAGCAGGTTGTCTCACTGCAGCCTAGCGAGCAGCACAG CCTCCActtacagctgcagcacatctgtTGCCGGGGACGACcgcagcagcatctccagctcctcctccagccactcAGACACAAGCCACACAGCCAGGCTTCCTTTCTGGGTGGATCCGTTAGCTAGATCACGCATCTCCTGTGACACggcgtccagctcctccacgctCAAGCCTCTGACGTGTTCCGATGACCAGCTTTATGCCCCTGGTGGTCCCGAGACTCGTCCGTCCTCCGCCCACATCCATGCACGTGGTCTCCATGACAGCGGGAGACAGAGCTCCTTAGACAGTGGTATTGGGATAGCGACAGGAAGCCAGTCGTCTTACTCAGGAAGCGTTTCCTCCTGTACGGGGAGTTTGGACATGGCCAGCCAGGGAGCAGGGGAGGAGCTTATTTCCACAGCTACACTAGCTACTCCAACTCCTTCAGCCACTTctgttcctccaccttcctctcctcctccacctcctcttcctcccccactTCCCTTTAAACCAGAGCCCAGTCCTGCTACCTCCTCTTGCACCTATGCCTCTAAACAGAGCACCTGTTCCTCTCGCAGGCATAGTGATGAGTACCAGATCCCCAATCTCCTCAGACTGTGGTACGACACCCCCAGGAGTCTGCTTCAGCCAAAAGCCCAAGAAGGCCAATCTGAGCATGGCAGGAATAGCTGGTGCAACGGAGGAGGCGGCCGCAGTCAGGAACGGGGGTCGAGTGACAGCCTGGGAGGACTGAGCGGCCAGCATCAGGCCGTGATGCAGCGCCCGCTCTCCTGGGACAGCGAGAGGGAGCCCTCTGTGGACGGGGAACGGAGCTCCACACCCAGAGCCGGCCTGGATTATGGGAAAACACAG TGCACACACGAGCTGGACAACTACGTTACgccagagcagctgcagttaGCGAAGGGCCGAGCCTCATCAG GCGCCGCTCCGGGCGCGAGCGAAGCTGGAGAggacagtggagctgctggtagGAAGCTGTGGGCCCTGAAGAGGCTGCTGTCCTCTCGGCCGCCCTCTGCTCCCCCACCGCTGCCCGTCCTGAGGCCCACGCCAGCATGTG GTGTGTTCCAGCTTCCCCTGGACTCCAGGCTCCACACTGGAGGCTCCGTTAATTATGTCAACGTTCCCAACAGCACCCTGCTGGCTAAAGCTCCTCACAGAGAGCTCCTCACAGAGCTGGAACTGCAGGAgcccagctcagctccagccCTCCGTGTGCACGCTGCCGTCGCAG GAGAGGGCTCCAGCAGGTACGCCCACCTCAACGTCGCTGCCATGGAAACGGCCGGGCGAGTGGGGGCGGAGCACGCTCAGGGCAGGGAGGACAGACTGACTCAGCTGGAGAGCAGGCGGCGAGGGCCACCGCACTGA
- the dok7b gene encoding protein Dok-7 isoform X2: MTETVVAEGQIKFRDGKKWKTRFVVLQKPSPVAVHRFGVAVEPGTQLESGAACLHLCNGLLVLARGLPPAVSGHWKLSALRRYGAVPNGFVFEGGTRCGAWAGVFVLSCSEGEQISLLFDCIVRGVAPSRAQRGLRPPLTESNSDPALTEERISREASDLEKRLSRLSHCSLASSTASTYSCSTSVAGDDRSSISSSSSSHSDTSHTARLPFWVDPLARSRISCDTASSSSTLKPLTCSDDQLYAPGGPETRPSSAHIHARGLHDSGRQSSLDSGIGIATGSQSSYSGSVSSCTGSLDMASQGAGEELISTATLATPTPSATSVPPPSSPPPPPLPPPLPFKPEPSPATSSCTYASKQSTCSSRRHSDEYQIPNLLRLWYDTPRSLLQPKAQEGQSEHGRNSWCNGGGGRSQERGSSDSLGGLSGQHQAVMQRPLSWDSEREPSVDGERSSTPRAGLDYGKTQCTHELDNYVTPEQLQLAKGRASSGAAPGASEAGEDSGAAGRKLWALKRLLSSRPPSAPPPLPVLRPTPACGVFQLPLDSRLHTGGSVNYVNVPNSTLLAKAPHRELLTELELQEPSSAPALRVHAAVAGEGSSRYAHLNVAAMETAGRVGAEHAQGREDRLTQLESRRRGPPH; encoded by the exons ATGACGGAGACAGTTGTCGCGGAGGGACAAATCAAGTTCAGAGACGGAAAAAAG TGGAAAACTCGCTTCGTCGTGCTCCAGAAGCCCTCTCCGGTCGCAG TCCACAGGTTCGGCGTCGCCGTGGAGCCGGGCACCCAGCTGGAGAGCGGCGCCGCCTGCCTCCACCTGTGCAACGGCCTCCTGGTCCTCGCTAGGGGTCTCCCCCCCGCCGTCAGCGGCCACTGGAAGCTGTCGGCCTTGCGCCGCTACGGCGCCGTCCCCAACGGCTTCGTGTTCGAGGGAGGGACTCGCTGTGGCGCCT GGGCTGGTGTTTTCGTTTTGTCCTGCTCTGAAGGAGAGCAAATCAGCCTCCTGTTCGACTGCATTGTCCGAGGCGTGGCCCCGAGCAGGGCCCAGCGCGGCCTCCGCCCCCCCCTGACAG AGTCCAACAGTGATCCAGCTTTAACAGAGGAACGAATCAGCCGTGAGGCCTCGGACCTGGAGAAAAGACTCAGCAGGTTGTCTCACTGCAGCCTAGCGAGCAGCACAG CCTCCActtacagctgcagcacatctgtTGCCGGGGACGACcgcagcagcatctccagctcctcctccagccactcAGACACAAGCCACACAGCCAGGCTTCCTTTCTGGGTGGATCCGTTAGCTAGATCACGCATCTCCTGTGACACggcgtccagctcctccacgctCAAGCCTCTGACGTGTTCCGATGACCAGCTTTATGCCCCTGGTGGTCCCGAGACTCGTCCGTCCTCCGCCCACATCCATGCACGTGGTCTCCATGACAGCGGGAGACAGAGCTCCTTAGACAGTGGTATTGGGATAGCGACAGGAAGCCAGTCGTCTTACTCAGGAAGCGTTTCCTCCTGTACGGGGAGTTTGGACATGGCCAGCCAGGGAGCAGGGGAGGAGCTTATTTCCACAGCTACACTAGCTACTCCAACTCCTTCAGCCACTTctgttcctccaccttcctctcctcctccacctcctcttcctcccccactTCCCTTTAAACCAGAGCCCAGTCCTGCTACCTCCTCTTGCACCTATGCCTCTAAACAGAGCACCTGTTCCTCTCGCAGGCATAGTGATGAGTACCAGATCCCCAATCTCCTCAGACTGTGGTACGACACCCCCAGGAGTCTGCTTCAGCCAAAAGCCCAAGAAGGCCAATCTGAGCATGGCAGGAATAGCTGGTGCAACGGAGGAGGCGGCCGCAGTCAGGAACGGGGGTCGAGTGACAGCCTGGGAGGACTGAGCGGCCAGCATCAGGCCGTGATGCAGCGCCCGCTCTCCTGGGACAGCGAGAGGGAGCCCTCTGTGGACGGGGAACGGAGCTCCACACCCAGAGCCGGCCTGGATTATGGGAAAACACAG TGCACACACGAGCTGGACAACTACGTTACgccagagcagctgcagttaGCGAAGGGCCGAGCCTCATCAG GCGCCGCTCCGGGCGCGAGCGAAGCTGGAGAggacagtggagctgctggtagGAAGCTGTGGGCCCTGAAGAGGCTGCTGTCCTCTCGGCCGCCCTCTGCTCCCCCACCGCTGCCCGTCCTGAGGCCCACGCCAGCATGTG GTGTGTTCCAGCTTCCCCTGGACTCCAGGCTCCACACTGGAGGCTCCGTTAATTATGTCAACGTTCCCAACAGCACCCTGCTGGCTAAAGCTCCTCACAGAGAGCTCCTCACAGAGCTGGAACTGCAGGAgcccagctcagctccagccCTCCGTGTGCACGCTGCCGTCGCAG GAGAGGGCTCCAGCAGGTACGCCCACCTCAACGTCGCTGCCATGGAAACGGCCGGGCGAGTGGGGGCGGAGCACGCTCAGGGCAGGGAGGACAGACTGACTCAGCTGGAGAGCAGGCGGCGAGGGCCACCGCACTGA